The following are encoded in a window of Thermococcus sp. CX2 genomic DNA:
- a CDS encoding M48 family metallopeptidase, protein MLFIIISLEVLLAVIALKELGLKIALAAFGIIFAFYLWVSTHDIRGNYITLERNEIPWLYDGIAEMAKKAKLSMPRVYILDDYIPNAYSFKDTIVLSLGLFEVLDQDEILAVAAHELGHIKNGDTKTFPLIAYGRYLMIVFTAILILLAHSTGVTIAALGLYVLYEVTRADFLKKREFQADETALRLLDIPMSLKRALEELKYYEDLRIGVRHTSLPSIEPAIERKQRVTLIDTHPSYDERIFRILAEINGNMFNKRI, encoded by the coding sequence ATGCTCTTCATCATCATATCCCTTGAGGTCCTGCTGGCAGTCATAGCCTTAAAGGAACTGGGCCTCAAGATAGCGCTGGCAGCGTTCGGCATCATATTCGCCTTCTACCTCTGGGTCTCGACCCACGACATCAGGGGCAACTATATCACCCTTGAGAGGAACGAGATCCCATGGCTCTACGATGGCATAGCCGAGATGGCAAAGAAGGCAAAGCTCTCAATGCCAAGGGTGTACATCCTCGATGACTACATACCCAACGCATACTCCTTCAAGGACACCATAGTCCTATCCCTTGGGCTGTTTGAGGTTCTCGACCAAGACGAAATTCTCGCGGTTGCCGCTCATGAGCTCGGCCACATAAAGAATGGCGACACCAAGACCTTCCCGCTCATAGCTTATGGAAGGTACCTGATGATAGTCTTCACAGCAATCTTGATCCTGCTTGCCCACAGCACGGGGGTGACGATAGCCGCGCTGGGTCTTTACGTCCTCTACGAGGTCACCCGTGCCGATTTCCTCAAAAAGAGGGAGTTCCAGGCAGACGAGACGGCACTCAGGTTGCTGGATATCCCAATGAGTCTGAAGCGCGCCCTCGAGGAGCTAAAGTACTACGAAGATCTTAGAATAGGGGTCAGACATACCTCTCTGCCGAGCATCGAGCCTGCTATAGAGAGAAAGCAAAGGGTAACGCTTATAGACACCCACCCGAGCTACGATGAGAGGATATTCAGAATTCTCGCCGAGATAAACGGCAACATGTTCAACAAGCGTATATAG
- a CDS encoding cytidine/deoxycytidylate deaminase family protein yields the protein MGVEIFLDREKAERIKQIRPTKDEYFMLIAKLVSLRATCPRLRVGAVAVKDGYILATGYNGAPRGMEHCIDVGCLIVGGHCHRAVHAEQNVIAMAARKGISLEGATLYVTHFPCDTCFKLVINAGIKEIVYEEMYPNEATEILLREAQEKGIVKIRQFKLPKERVRLFLEELFGEFVED from the coding sequence ATGGGGGTTGAAATATTCCTCGACAGGGAAAAGGCGGAGCGCATAAAGCAAATCAGGCCGACCAAGGACGAGTACTTCATGCTAATAGCGAAGCTCGTGAGCCTTAGAGCGACCTGTCCGAGGCTCCGCGTTGGCGCTGTTGCAGTTAAAGACGGGTACATCCTTGCGACAGGCTACAACGGCGCCCCCAGGGGCATGGAGCACTGCATAGATGTCGGCTGCCTCATAGTTGGCGGCCACTGCCACAGAGCGGTTCATGCCGAGCAGAACGTCATAGCGATGGCTGCCAGAAAGGGCATAAGCCTCGAGGGGGCAACGCTCTACGTCACCCACTTCCCCTGCGACACCTGCTTTAAGTTAGTCATCAACGCCGGAATCAAGGAGATAGTCTACGAGGAGATGTATCCCAACGAGGCCACGGAAATTCTCCTGAGGGAAGCGCAGGAAAAGGGAATTGTCAAAATAAGACAGTTCAAGCTCCCGAAGGAGCGCGTCAGGCTCTTCCTAGAGGAGCTCTTTGGGGAGTTCGTGGAGGATTAA
- a CDS encoding DUF2304 domain-containing protein: MYAIQYITIVVVLASMVYVLGRYGRREFEWEDFLFWEALLLGLLIVAIFPVEIANEIKRILGLGRGFDALFVIGIGLGYILIFRVYLAVDKTEREITELTRKLAIELEEMNKRLEKIEEKL; the protein is encoded by the coding sequence ATGTACGCGATTCAGTACATAACGATAGTTGTTGTCCTGGCTTCGATGGTCTATGTGCTCGGCAGGTACGGGCGCAGGGAGTTTGAGTGGGAAGACTTTCTCTTCTGGGAGGCACTCTTGCTTGGCCTCCTGATAGTCGCGATATTTCCCGTGGAGATAGCCAACGAGATAAAGCGCATCCTTGGCCTTGGAAGGGGTTTTGACGCCCTCTTCGTTATAGGCATCGGCCTAGGATACATCCTCATATTCAGGGTCTACCTAGCCGTTGACAAGACCGAGCGTGAGATAACGGAACTCACCAGGAAACTCGCCATAGAGCTTGAGGAAATGAACAAGAGGTTGGAGAAAATAGAGGAGAAGCTTTAA
- the cas6 gene encoding CRISPR-associated endoribonuclease Cas6, with protein MRVEIKFRPAEEGTVLPFNYNYDVYAQLIEKMAVVSPELAREVEVSHVDYFTFSRIMVRKRELIPDKGIRVLSDDVSLYISSSSNEIIKAVVEGFIDSPILQLGDAAFIADDIKVLKEPKIKNEAFFSTLSPIMVRTVKLSSNKMKIWDLYPNEEAFFEKLRKVMLMRYSAIMGAMPENKDFTIDVVKFKPVRILVKDTYYRGSLMIFRYRGSLEIARFGYENGFGEKTRYGFGMVKVIDEKPRREDQE; from the coding sequence ATGAGGGTTGAGATAAAGTTCAGGCCCGCTGAAGAAGGCACTGTTCTTCCGTTCAACTACAACTATGATGTTTATGCTCAGCTCATCGAAAAAATGGCAGTTGTTTCTCCCGAGCTTGCTCGTGAGGTCGAGGTCAGTCATGTTGACTATTTCACCTTCTCCCGCATAATGGTGAGAAAGCGCGAGCTGATACCTGACAAGGGAATAAGAGTCCTCTCAGATGATGTCTCACTCTACATATCCTCTTCATCGAATGAAATCATAAAAGCAGTGGTCGAGGGTTTCATTGACAGTCCCATTCTTCAACTAGGAGATGCTGCCTTCATAGCTGATGATATAAAGGTGCTTAAAGAGCCCAAAATAAAGAATGAAGCCTTTTTTTCGACCCTCAGCCCAATCATGGTCAGGACGGTCAAGTTGAGCAGTAACAAGATGAAGATATGGGATCTTTATCCAAATGAGGAGGCCTTCTTCGAGAAGCTCAGGAAGGTTATGCTGATGCGCTATTCGGCCATAATGGGGGCGATGCCTGAGAACAAAGATTTCACAATAGATGTCGTCAAGTTCAAGCCCGTTAGGATACTCGTCAAGGATACCTACTACCGCGGCTCTCTGATGATATTCCGCTACCGCGGTTCCCTTGAAATAGCTCGCTTTGGCTACGAAAATGGCTTTGGAGAGAAAACGAGGTATGGCTTTGGCATGGTTAAAGTGATAGACGAAAAACCAAGACGAGAAGACCAAGAATAG
- a CDS encoding glycosyltransferase — MDIRLVVFDLDGTLIGAPKPFSEVKEELKSRLLQMGIPKEIIGDLTPMYENLHRIARETGRSFEELYSIMVELEVERMEKSFLFEGVMDVLELLKGKNIPLAIMTRSSREATLKALEMHGIRDYFSLISTRDDVPPEDLKPNSGQLRGIIEAFGVEPTKVLVVGDHGYDVIPANELGALSVMITDHDAGRMSFSVEAEPSFEVETIKELPRLLENILSTYVVVPAYNEEKTISAVLDDLLRYFRAEEIVVVNDGSRDRTAEIARSKNVHVLTHLVNRGLGGALGTGIKYALRRGARLILTFDADGQHLVSDALRVMKPVAEGKADFAVGSRLKGDTSQMPFVKRFGNFVLDAITAVFARKYVSDSQSGLRCFNRECASKITITCDRYAVSSEIIIEVSKNGCRIVEVPIKAVYTEYSMKKGTNILEGVKIALNLLFDKLR; from the coding sequence ATGGACATAAGGCTGGTGGTCTTTGATCTGGACGGAACGCTAATAGGGGCCCCAAAGCCCTTCTCTGAGGTGAAGGAGGAACTGAAATCAAGATTGCTCCAGATGGGTATCCCAAAGGAGATAATAGGGGATCTAACCCCAATGTACGAGAATCTCCACAGGATAGCGAGGGAAACCGGGAGGAGCTTTGAGGAGCTCTACTCAATAATGGTTGAGCTTGAAGTGGAGCGGATGGAGAAGAGCTTTCTCTTCGAGGGAGTCATGGATGTTCTGGAGCTTCTTAAGGGCAAAAACATTCCTTTGGCCATAATGACTAGAAGCTCCCGTGAGGCCACTCTAAAGGCTCTTGAGATGCACGGTATTAGGGATTACTTTTCCCTCATCTCCACCCGAGACGACGTTCCTCCCGAGGATCTGAAGCCCAACTCCGGTCAGCTCAGGGGAATAATTGAAGCCTTCGGCGTCGAGCCAACGAAGGTTCTCGTCGTTGGGGATCACGGTTACGATGTAATCCCCGCTAATGAGCTCGGTGCCCTGAGCGTTATGATAACTGACCACGACGCCGGAAGGATGAGCTTCAGCGTCGAGGCAGAGCCGAGCTTCGAGGTTGAGACGATTAAAGAGCTCCCTCGACTGCTGGAGAACATATTGAGCACCTACGTCGTGGTTCCGGCCTACAACGAAGAAAAAACCATCAGTGCGGTTCTCGACGACCTTTTGCGCTACTTCCGGGCAGAGGAGATAGTCGTCGTCAACGACGGTAGCAGGGACAGGACTGCCGAGATAGCCCGCTCAAAGAATGTCCACGTGCTCACTCATCTCGTCAACCGCGGACTCGGGGGGGCATTAGGTACGGGCATTAAATACGCTCTCAGAAGGGGCGCGAGGTTAATCCTGACTTTCGACGCCGACGGCCAGCATCTTGTTAGTGACGCCCTTCGCGTCATGAAGCCAGTCGCTGAAGGCAAAGCGGACTTTGCGGTGGGTTCAAGGCTCAAGGGCGATACAAGTCAGATGCCCTTTGTCAAGCGCTTCGGCAACTTCGTTCTCGACGCCATAACCGCGGTCTTCGCGAGGAAGTACGTCAGCGACAGCCAGAGCGGGCTTAGGTGCTTCAACCGTGAGTGTGCGTCAAAAATAACGATAACCTGCGACCGCTATGCGGTTTCGAGCGAGATAATCATAGAGGTCTCGAAGAACGGCTGCAGGATTGTGGAGGTTCCCATAAAGGCCGTCTATACCGAGTACTCCATGAAGAAGGGTACGAACATTTTGGAGGGAGTTAAGATAGCTCTTAACCTGCTGTTTGACAAACTGAGGTGA
- a CDS encoding proteasome-activating nucleotidase, with amino-acid sequence MSVEDVEIKPSEEYDDYVMYLKRRIRQLELQVRTLEADKERLERELSRLRMEMSRLRQPPAFAGTLIELLDEDRAIVQNYNGPRFVVRIAPWVERENLKPGARVALDQRTMAIVELLPSQKDPSVLGFEVIERPTVSYKDVGGLEKQLQELREAVELPLKHPELFEKVGIEPPKGVLLYGPPGCGKTLLAKALAHEVNATFIRVVGSELVRKFIGEGARLVHELFELAKEKAPTIIFIDEIDAIGAKRMDETTGGEREVNRTLMQLLAEMDGFDPRGNVKIIAATNRPDILDPALLRPGRFDRLIEVPLPDFKGRLEILKVHTRKMNLKDVSLRTIAEMTEGASGADLKAIVTEAGMFAIRDRREYVTQEDFLKAIEKVFGSEQRLAQQIAMHEVMYG; translated from the coding sequence ATGAGTGTTGAAGACGTTGAGATTAAACCCTCAGAGGAGTACGATGACTACGTCATGTATCTCAAGCGCAGGATTAGGCAGCTTGAGCTCCAGGTGAGAACGCTTGAGGCCGACAAGGAGAGACTGGAGAGGGAGCTTTCACGCTTACGTATGGAGATGTCGAGGTTAAGGCAGCCTCCTGCCTTCGCGGGGACGCTGATAGAGCTCCTCGACGAGGACAGGGCAATAGTCCAGAACTACAACGGACCCCGCTTCGTCGTTAGAATCGCTCCGTGGGTGGAGCGGGAAAACCTGAAGCCTGGAGCGAGAGTTGCCCTTGACCAGAGGACAATGGCCATCGTAGAGCTCCTTCCAAGCCAGAAGGATCCAAGCGTTCTCGGCTTCGAGGTCATCGAAAGGCCAACGGTCAGCTACAAGGACGTAGGCGGCCTCGAGAAGCAGCTCCAGGAGCTGAGGGAGGCTGTAGAACTCCCGCTCAAGCATCCGGAGCTCTTCGAAAAGGTCGGAATAGAGCCACCTAAGGGCGTTCTCCTCTACGGCCCGCCGGGATGTGGAAAGACCCTCCTAGCAAAGGCCCTTGCCCACGAGGTCAACGCGACCTTCATCCGCGTTGTCGGAAGCGAGTTAGTGAGAAAGTTCATTGGAGAGGGTGCAAGGCTTGTCCACGAGCTCTTCGAGCTGGCCAAGGAGAAGGCTCCAACTATAATATTCATCGACGAAATAGATGCCATTGGAGCAAAAAGGATGGACGAGACCACCGGTGGCGAGAGGGAGGTCAACAGGACTCTCATGCAGCTCCTTGCAGAAATGGACGGCTTCGATCCGAGGGGCAACGTCAAGATCATTGCAGCGACCAACAGGCCAGACATCCTTGACCCAGCACTGCTCAGACCAGGAAGATTCGACAGGCTCATAGAGGTTCCGTTGCCAGACTTCAAGGGCAGGCTCGAGATACTCAAGGTGCACACGAGGAAAATGAACCTCAAGGACGTTAGCCTTAGGACAATCGCGGAGATGACCGAAGGGGCGAGCGGTGCAGACCTGAAAGCCATAGTCACTGAAGCGGGAATGTTCGCCATAAGGGACAGGCGCGAGTACGTTACTCAGGAGGACTTCCTCAAAGCTATCGAGAAGGTCTTTGGCTCGGAGCAGAGGCTCGCCCAGCAGATAGCCATGCACGAGGTCATGTACGGCTGA
- a CDS encoding BlaI/MecI/CopY family transcriptional regulator, with amino-acid sequence MEPHEFKLTEEGIKAVLPPLEAEIMEHMWKVKVATAGQVYEYMKEKHPDIRRSTISILMNRLCERGLLKRSVEKGRGGMRYVYSITTTREEFEEKVVKSILDALMTNFREATYAYLSKIKK; translated from the coding sequence ATGGAGCCCCACGAGTTCAAGCTCACCGAGGAAGGAATAAAGGCTGTTCTGCCCCCTCTCGAGGCGGAGATAATGGAACACATGTGGAAGGTTAAAGTCGCCACGGCTGGCCAAGTCTATGAGTACATGAAGGAGAAGCACCCTGACATAAGACGCTCCACCATAAGCATCCTCATGAACCGCCTCTGCGAGCGCGGTCTCCTTAAGAGGAGTGTTGAGAAGGGAAGGGGGGGTATGAGATACGTCTACTCAATAACCACTACGAGGGAAGAGTTCGAGGAAAAAGTGGTGAAAAGCATTCTCGACGCCCTCATGACGAACTTCAGGGAGGCAACGTACGCTTACCTCTCCAAAATTAAGAAGTGA
- a CDS encoding MFS transporter — MRRRLLLLLSLGWIFNYAHRMAIPPLIPMIKGELGINNAEAGLLMTSLLLPYALIQVPAGYIGDRIGRKRLLVISIIGYSVSSALIIFARHYWELLAVRAVYGLFSGLYYAPATALISEVYRERKGSALGVFMVGPPIGSGMAPLIVVPIAINLEWRYAFLVLSAMSLAVGLALAFAIRGEVSRPSKVSFSIPKNVFLLSVANFIVLAAFFGLLTFLVSFLINSGVSLETASLFFSLLSVVGIAGSLFGGGLYDRVGKRSIAIVFGLNALLTFILAITASPWVVLPLGLSFYSVGAIVTAYTSEKASGANLGSVMGFVNMVGFFGATVGPYLLGLLIDSFGYENAFLSIPIMYLLAWAIIKVEGKLEKMEESGVSRT; from the coding sequence ATGCGCCGAAGGCTCCTGCTCCTTCTATCCCTTGGCTGGATATTCAACTACGCGCACAGAATGGCGATTCCACCCCTCATACCAATGATAAAAGGAGAATTAGGGATAAACAACGCCGAGGCTGGCCTTCTGATGACCTCCCTGCTCCTTCCCTATGCCCTCATCCAAGTTCCGGCCGGTTACATAGGTGACAGAATCGGGAGGAAACGCCTCCTCGTGATAAGCATAATCGGCTACTCGGTCTCGTCCGCACTCATAATCTTTGCCAGGCATTACTGGGAACTTCTCGCGGTTAGGGCGGTCTACGGTCTCTTCTCAGGCCTCTACTACGCCCCAGCTACAGCTTTGATAAGTGAGGTCTACCGCGAGAGGAAGGGGTCTGCCTTGGGAGTCTTTATGGTGGGCCCACCCATCGGGAGCGGCATGGCACCCCTGATAGTCGTTCCTATAGCCATTAACCTGGAGTGGCGCTATGCGTTCCTTGTCCTCTCGGCTATGAGCCTCGCCGTCGGTCTCGCCCTGGCTTTCGCTATTAGGGGTGAAGTCTCAAGGCCGAGCAAGGTCAGTTTCTCTATCCCCAAGAACGTCTTCCTTCTCAGTGTGGCGAACTTTATAGTCCTCGCGGCTTTCTTTGGCCTGCTCACATTTCTCGTCTCATTCCTCATAAACTCTGGTGTTTCGCTTGAGACAGCCTCACTATTCTTTTCCTTGCTGTCTGTTGTTGGGATAGCCGGCTCACTTTTTGGTGGTGGGCTCTACGACAGAGTTGGAAAGAGGAGTATTGCAATAGTGTTCGGTCTCAACGCCCTCTTAACCTTCATCCTAGCCATTACGGCATCTCCATGGGTTGTACTTCCTCTCGGGCTGAGTTTCTACTCTGTGGGGGCGATAGTCACCGCTTACACATCCGAAAAGGCCAGTGGGGCGAACCTGGGCTCAGTGATGGGTTTTGTTAACATGGTCGGCTTCTTTGGAGCGACGGTGGGTCCTTATCTCCTTGGCCTGTTAATCGATAGTTTCGGCTATGAGAATGCTTTTCTTTCGATCCCGATCATGTATCTTCTCGCTTGGGCGATAATCAAAGTGGAAGGAAAACTGGAGAAAATGGAAGAAAGCGGCGTCAGCCGTACATGA
- a CDS encoding glycosyltransferase 4 family protein, producing the protein MMWAAPLIGLTLTLILTPYVARRMKKAGITGRDIHKPDQPDVAEMGGIAILLALPVALSPFMNEELAMALVVFLLFGIVGVIDDLTNLRQLHKVIFSLFVSIPVMFLGVSSEVDVFGFSLNLGVLYPIFTVLFVTGSANLVNMLAGFNGLEIGASAVALFFLALITEGNARLLALAGMGAALGFLWWNRYPSRVFPGDTGTLSVGALIGLIGIIGKVEAYAAVLLIPHFLDFIIKAMGVRFGVRRRGRTTVLPDGTLQAPPYPSFLGMIMRKVKVTEPKLVAIVWFIEAILGLLVLVFRLSL; encoded by the coding sequence ATGATGTGGGCCGCTCCTCTTATAGGTTTAACCCTAACTCTCATCCTCACGCCGTACGTTGCCAGGAGAATGAAGAAGGCGGGGATAACCGGACGGGATATCCACAAACCCGACCAGCCAGACGTGGCCGAGATGGGGGGAATCGCCATCCTTCTGGCGCTTCCTGTGGCGCTCTCGCCCTTCATGAACGAAGAGCTCGCAATGGCCTTAGTGGTTTTCCTTCTCTTCGGGATCGTTGGAGTTATAGATGACCTGACGAACCTCAGACAGCTCCACAAGGTAATCTTCTCGCTCTTCGTCTCTATCCCCGTCATGTTCCTTGGGGTTTCATCGGAGGTGGACGTCTTCGGCTTTTCGCTCAATCTCGGGGTTCTTTATCCAATCTTCACGGTGCTCTTCGTAACCGGTTCCGCGAACCTTGTGAACATGCTCGCCGGCTTCAACGGGCTCGAGATTGGCGCCTCGGCGGTAGCGCTCTTCTTCCTAGCCCTAATAACCGAGGGAAACGCTAGACTGCTCGCACTGGCTGGAATGGGTGCTGCCCTTGGCTTCCTGTGGTGGAACAGATACCCCTCAAGAGTCTTTCCCGGGGATACTGGAACACTAAGCGTCGGGGCTCTCATAGGATTAATAGGAATTATAGGGAAAGTCGAGGCCTACGCAGCGGTACTCCTCATACCCCATTTCCTAGACTTCATCATAAAAGCTATGGGGGTGCGTTTTGGAGTCCGCAGGCGCGGAAGAACGACCGTCCTCCCCGATGGGACCCTTCAGGCTCCCCCGTATCCAAGCTTTTTGGGGATGATAATGAGAAAAGTCAAAGTAACAGAGCCAAAGCTGGTCGCTATAGTATGGTTCATTGAGGCTATTCTTGGTCTTCTCGTCTTGGTTTTTCGTCTATCACTTTAA